A genome region from Alistipes dispar includes the following:
- a CDS encoding fimbrillin family protein, with protein sequence MKKSTVMLWAIFGALLMGCSDEEIANVETSSRNAIGFNVLSNAAETRAIPTTPDNLTSTDFDVFAFTTDGTAFMGKVDTDFGHDGVKIVYKNGKWDYDDANDLRYWPTEALDFYAFNPGTVSEDMMMFYSWEATKDVQKISYTCMDEYGSGTTHANYDVMYAMAKGQTKDMNNGIVKFNFKHILSQVVFKAKTQYDNMQVDIDVIKIHNFKFAGAFTLPAAADGTGSWSSSDLAFPHAFTVVKNANITVNSNTEATDITTNTPMLNIPQELTAWKVSETATKSKLEADNAKQCYLEIACKIRQSGAYLLGSASEYKTIYVPFGDTWEQGKRHIYTLIFGGGYDDQGEAVLNPIQFDAETTGWVDADKDVNVQP encoded by the coding sequence ATGAAAAAAAGTACAGTAATGCTTTGGGCAATCTTTGGAGCTCTACTCATGGGTTGCTCAGACGAGGAGATTGCGAATGTGGAAACCTCCTCACGGAATGCGATTGGTTTTAACGTGTTAAGTAATGCGGCGGAAACGAGGGCTATCCCTACTACCCCCGACAACTTGACGAGCACCGATTTCGACGTGTTCGCTTTTACGACGGATGGTACTGCCTTCATGGGAAAGGTAGACACGGATTTTGGACATGACGGAGTGAAGATCGTGTACAAAAATGGTAAGTGGGATTATGACGATGCGAACGACCTTCGTTATTGGCCTACCGAGGCTTTGGACTTTTACGCGTTCAATCCCGGAACGGTTAGTGAAGACATGATGATGTTTTATAGTTGGGAAGCCACCAAGGATGTCCAAAAGATAAGTTATACCTGCATGGATGAGTATGGAAGCGGTACTACTCATGCAAACTACGACGTGATGTATGCCATGGCCAAAGGCCAGACAAAAGACATGAACAACGGAATAGTGAAATTTAATTTCAAACATATTCTGTCACAGGTCGTATTCAAAGCAAAGACCCAATACGATAACATGCAGGTGGACATCGACGTGATCAAGATTCATAATTTCAAATTTGCCGGCGCCTTCACATTGCCTGCGGCAGCCGATGGAACGGGAAGTTGGAGTTCGTCTGATTTAGCATTTCCACACGCATTTACCGTAGTGAAAAACGCAAACATCACGGTCAATAGCAATACCGAAGCTACCGATATTACCACAAATACTCCTATGCTGAATATACCACAGGAGCTGACTGCTTGGAAAGTTTCCGAAACAGCCACCAAAAGCAAGTTGGAGGCCGATAATGCGAAGCAATGTTATCTGGAGATCGCCTGCAAAATCCGGCAGTCCGGAGCTTATCTGTTGGGTTCAGCAAGCGAATACAAAACAATTTATGTTCCGTTCGGAGATACATGGGAACAGGGCAAGCGTCATATCTACACGTTGATTTTCGGTGGTGGTTATGATGATCAGGGAGAGGCTGTGTTGAATCCGATCCAGTTTGATGCAGAGACAACAGGCTGGGTTGATGCAGATAAAGACGTAAACGTCCAACCTTAA
- a CDS encoding DUF4261 domain-containing protein, protein MEKDNIKGCFVSSVLLSQNQWDKKQFIHDFEEDWGIVLTDDDDNGDVLVGMFSGMTLAIAIMPGPVPNGEAEHYAQGNYLWKDATEVARQHEAHILVSVTGDQSNLLERAKLFTRATSSCLKQSYATAVYTDGMVFQPEFYRDMAALLQEDELPVMDWVWFGIYRTQKGIPGIYTYGLRKFGKEEIEVYAPADLSDIRDFLMDIVHYILSDDVTLQDGETIGFSEEQKLAITLSEGIALDGMTLKLEYPDE, encoded by the coding sequence ATGGAAAAGGATAATATCAAAGGATGCTTTGTCTCGTCCGTGTTGCTTTCACAAAATCAATGGGACAAGAAACAGTTCATCCATGACTTCGAGGAAGACTGGGGAATCGTCCTTACCGATGACGACGACAACGGTGACGTACTTGTCGGAATGTTCAGCGGCATGACATTGGCAATAGCCATCATGCCCGGTCCCGTACCCAACGGAGAAGCGGAACACTATGCACAGGGCAACTACCTGTGGAAAGATGCAACAGAAGTGGCACGACAACACGAGGCACATATCCTCGTATCCGTGACCGGAGACCAATCCAACCTGCTGGAGAGAGCCAAACTGTTCACCAGAGCCACGTCTTCCTGCCTGAAACAGTCCTACGCTACAGCGGTATATACCGACGGTATGGTGTTCCAACCCGAATTTTACAGGGATATGGCCGCACTCCTGCAAGAAGATGAACTGCCCGTCATGGACTGGGTATGGTTCGGCATCTACCGCACACAGAAAGGAATCCCCGGCATCTATACCTACGGACTGAGAAAATTCGGGAAAGAGGAAATCGAAGTGTATGCCCCTGCCGATCTGAGTGACATCCGTGATTTCCTAATGGACATCGTGCATTATATCCTGTCGGATGATGTCACCTTGCAGGACGGGGAAACCATAGGATTCTCCGAAGAACAGAAACTTGCCATCACGCTTAGCGAAGGCATCGCTTTGGACGGCATGACATTGAAACTTGAATATCCGGACGAATGA
- a CDS encoding WG repeat-containing protein — MKHYGVFQCDNGNDYVSEGLYRIVDKRGRIGYADESGRTVIKPRFAFGFPFENGKAKVTDKGEMKEVPGSDGEYHYWKSDEWYYIDKKGNRSEENRQQ, encoded by the coding sequence ATGAAACACTACGGCGTGTTTCAATGTGACAATGGCAACGATTATGTCAGCGAGGGATTGTACCGTATCGTGGACAAGCGAGGGCGTATCGGGTACGCGGACGAAAGCGGCAGGACGGTCATCAAGCCCCGCTTCGCCTTCGGCTTCCCATTCGAGAACGGCAAGGCAAAAGTAACCGACAAGGGAGAAATGAAAGAAGTGCCGGGTTCGGACGGAGAATACCACTATTGGAAAAGCGACGAATGGTATTACATCGACAAGAAAGGGAATAGAAGTGAAGAAAACAGACAACAATAG
- a CDS encoding immunity 17 family protein, translated as MEWLDKIKDFPNLIQQEPRYGYLVVAGLLLIWLVGVICGWKWTYSRPGSTGGNFWMNLLGPKTFRFWLGVILAVGIGLSLYLFSISGK; from the coding sequence ATGGAATGGTTGGATAAAATAAAGGATTTTCCGAATCTGATACAGCAGGAACCCCGCTACGGCTATCTGGTCGTGGCGGGCCTGCTTCTGATATGGCTTGTCGGTGTCATCTGTGGCTGGAAGTGGACGTATTCCCGTCCGGGTAGTACAGGAGGTAACTTCTGGATGAATCTGCTCGGTCCGAAAACTTTCCGGTTCTGGCTGGGAGTGATTCTTGCCGTCGGGATAGGACTGTCTCTGTACCTGTTCTCTATTTCCGGCAAATAG
- a CDS encoding toxin-antitoxin system YwqK family antitoxin gives MRKAKGNIRKMLAAIVLTLLCCSAFAQRIVESGDLRTTTDEQHGTVVHYLKGGKRPLSGKFRILRGQDEEIVHFSKGVMQGEYRRFRNGSLREKGKYTDGRRHGLFVSYHQNGKTPQREAPMQYGKIDGTVRTWFSDGKPDMVQEYRQGKRNGKEQRFDPKSGKQIYEANYTDDRKEGKQWKISEDTTERWVSKTVSHYKNGELDGPYEYTAHLHGKLYAYKSGSYKNGYKHGSWKEIDRDDIAVQGEYTEGRETGHWIRYDIISGEILNEWDR, from the coding sequence ATGAGAAAGGCAAAGGGAAACATAAGAAAAATGCTTGCGGCCATCGTTCTCACGCTGCTGTGTTGTTCTGCCTTCGCACAGCGGATCGTGGAATCCGGTGACTTGCGAACCACCACGGACGAACAGCATGGAACAGTCGTCCATTATCTGAAGGGCGGAAAACGTCCGCTATCGGGCAAATTCCGTATCTTGCGGGGGCAGGATGAGGAAATAGTGCATTTTTCCAAAGGGGTTATGCAGGGCGAGTACAGGCGTTTCCGCAACGGCAGCCTGCGGGAAAAGGGCAAGTATACCGACGGCAGACGGCATGGTCTGTTCGTTTCCTATCATCAGAACGGAAAGACACCGCAACGGGAAGCACCCATGCAGTACGGGAAGATAGACGGTACGGTAAGGACATGGTTCAGCGACGGGAAGCCGGACATGGTTCAGGAATATAGGCAGGGCAAGCGGAACGGCAAGGAACAACGCTTTGACCCGAAAAGCGGCAAGCAGATCTACGAGGCAAACTATACCGACGACCGGAAAGAGGGAAAACAATGGAAAATCAGCGAGGATACCACCGAGAGATGGGTCAGCAAAACCGTCAGCCACTATAAGAACGGCGAACTGGACGGCCCCTACGAATACACGGCCCACCTACATGGCAAGCTGTACGCCTACAAATCCGGCTCGTACAAGAACGGCTACAAGCACGGTTCGTGGAAAGAAATCGACCGGGACGATATCGCAGTCCAAGGCGAATACACCGAGGGACGCGAGACGGGACACTGGATACGATATGATATCATAAGCGGAGAAATCCTGAACGAGTGGGACCGGTAA
- a CDS encoding DUF3575 domain-containing protein, translated as MTKRGFYIKCVLFVLVLSISGEISAQEKRDSVRIYFHQGKVNIDTCLLDNGNEMERFAKICSALNDSVRLVRKIQIIGGASPEGGGLLNGRLSEKRAEVLWRYISPYIKIPVLERDFHFSGSDWNGLITMVRADVNVPEREDVLRLLEKIVRLENQDSPYLGGELKRLKGGRPYSYLYKFHFPKLRSSMVKICYDSDPINPVRDTVYIHTRDTLCIRDTVTVIAPVKKRPFCMAVKTNLLYDAVLIPDIGVEFCLGKNWSVAGNWMYAWWKSDRKHNYWRIYGGDVELRRWFGRRAVEKPFSGHHVGLYGQIVTYDFELGGKGYLGDKWSYGGGVAYGYSLPVGHRFNVDFTLGIGYLGGSYKEYIPLDGHYVWQTTKNRRWFGPTKAGISLVWLIGRGNYNEKKGGRQ; from the coding sequence ATGACGAAAAGAGGTTTTTATATTAAATGTGTATTGTTCGTGCTCGTGTTGAGTATAAGCGGAGAAATATCCGCTCAGGAGAAGCGTGATTCGGTAAGGATCTATTTTCATCAAGGAAAGGTAAATATAGATACATGTTTACTTGACAATGGGAACGAGATGGAGCGGTTTGCTAAAATCTGTTCCGCATTGAACGACTCCGTCCGTCTTGTCAGGAAAATTCAAATAATAGGAGGAGCTTCCCCGGAAGGAGGGGGGCTGTTGAATGGAAGGCTGTCTGAAAAACGAGCAGAGGTTTTGTGGCGGTATATATCACCTTATATAAAGATTCCGGTATTGGAGAGGGATTTTCATTTTTCGGGAAGCGACTGGAACGGACTTATAACGATGGTGAGAGCGGATGTGAATGTTCCGGAGAGGGAGGATGTCCTTCGTTTGTTGGAGAAGATCGTCCGTTTGGAAAACCAGGACAGCCCTTATTTGGGGGGAGAACTGAAAAGACTGAAAGGGGGGAGGCCATACTCATATTTGTATAAATTCCATTTTCCGAAACTTCGTTCGTCGATGGTGAAAATATGCTATGATAGTGATCCGATAAATCCCGTCAGAGATACGGTATATATACATACACGTGATACGTTGTGCATCCGTGATACCGTTACCGTCATAGCTCCGGTAAAGAAACGGCCGTTTTGCATGGCGGTGAAAACAAACTTGCTTTATGACGCTGTTTTGATACCTGACATCGGGGTTGAGTTCTGTTTGGGGAAGAACTGGTCTGTGGCCGGGAATTGGATGTATGCCTGGTGGAAAAGTGATCGGAAGCATAATTATTGGCGTATCTATGGGGGAGATGTGGAGTTGCGCCGCTGGTTCGGTCGGAGAGCGGTGGAAAAACCGTTTTCCGGGCATCATGTCGGATTGTACGGGCAGATCGTCACCTATGATTTCGAATTGGGTGGGAAAGGTTACTTGGGGGATAAATGGAGTTACGGGGGAGGCGTGGCTTACGGCTACTCGTTACCTGTGGGACATCGGTTCAATGTGGATTTCACGTTGGGAATCGGCTACCTTGGAGGATCGTACAAGGAGTACATCCCTTTGGACGGTCACTATGTATGGCAGACCACTAAAAACCGCCGCTGGTTCGGCCCGACCAAGGCGGGTATCTCTTTGGTGTGGTTGATCGGCCGTGGCAACTACAACGAGAAGAAAGGAGGCAGGCAGTGA
- a CDS encoding DUF5119 domain-containing protein, with the protein MIRIRFCLVFIFLWIGLTACEHKDLCYDHPHFAKVRVVFDWTKISNHDKPEGMRVVFYPTDDESNTWIFDFPGGEDGEVELPENDYRVICFNYDTDGMVWKENGSYTLFTADTRDVQSPDNRTMAVTPPWLCGDHIDRVILKDIPGGSAEIVRLTPVNMVCHYTYEVNGLRGLDRVADLRAALSGMSGSLNMSGDSLPAGLSESLLFDGMVSRNQIIGGFYTFGHSALEGEPNVFRLYLKNRSGSMSVLEQDVSDQVHDVPVAGHVGDVHLVLNFDYEVPSEPGSDGAGFDVDVDDWDDVNMDIVL; encoded by the coding sequence GTGATACGGATACGCTTTTGTCTGGTGTTCATATTTTTATGGATAGGACTGACGGCTTGTGAGCATAAGGATTTATGTTACGATCATCCGCACTTTGCCAAGGTGCGGGTAGTATTCGACTGGACCAAGATTTCCAATCATGACAAGCCTGAAGGCATGAGGGTCGTATTTTATCCGACCGACGATGAAAGCAACACGTGGATATTTGATTTCCCCGGAGGAGAGGATGGGGAAGTGGAGCTCCCCGAGAATGATTACCGGGTAATTTGCTTCAACTACGATACCGACGGGATGGTTTGGAAAGAAAACGGCAGTTACACGCTTTTTACTGCCGATACGCGTGATGTTCAGTCGCCGGATAACCGGACAATGGCTGTCACCCCACCCTGGCTGTGTGGCGACCATATAGACAGAGTTATCCTCAAGGACATTCCGGGAGGAAGCGCGGAGATAGTACGGCTAACTCCCGTAAACATGGTATGTCACTACACGTATGAGGTGAACGGTCTTCGGGGACTGGATAGGGTGGCGGATTTGCGGGCTGCTCTTTCCGGCATGTCCGGCTCGCTTAACATGTCCGGCGACAGTTTGCCCGCCGGTCTTTCGGAGAGCCTGCTCTTTGATGGAATGGTTTCACGGAATCAGATTATAGGCGGATTCTATACGTTTGGACATTCCGCACTTGAAGGAGAGCCCAATGTTTTCCGGCTGTATCTCAAGAACCGTTCCGGCAGCATGTCTGTATTGGAACAGGACGTGAGCGACCAAGTGCATGATGTCCCGGTAGCGGGGCATGTCGGTGATGTGCATCTGGTGTTGAATTTTGATTATGAGGTACCATCCGAGCCGGGAAGTGACGGTGCGGGATTTGATGTGGACGTTGATGATTGGGATGATGTGAATATGGATATAGTGTTGTAA
- a CDS encoding DUF4948 family protein gives MASRFLQVLLSATVVAFITVGCGNRGFNPPSDEDMIHNFYAHEDAFNEITEILLNCPYGDIYPPFYPIGSATDSLCLSSLGNEKCTRLDSLLASVGGRRLYFKSRHTLWQIEHGDFSSIPPIEELPDTIVPSISIIYYSAGWSVGPSVDKQYAYRFAEDSTYAVNWELNDLIELVRNDPDAPGGMASRHIEGDWYIELWYDK, from the coding sequence ATGGCGAGTAGATTTCTGCAAGTATTATTGTCGGCAACTGTAGTGGCTTTCATTACCGTAGGGTGTGGCAACAGAGGTTTCAATCCTCCGTCTGACGAGGATATGATTCATAATTTCTATGCCCATGAAGATGCGTTTAATGAAATAACCGAAATTCTGTTGAATTGCCCGTATGGCGACATTTACCCTCCGTTCTATCCAATCGGGAGCGCAACGGATTCATTGTGTTTGTCAAGTCTTGGCAATGAAAAATGCACGCGTCTTGATTCCCTGCTTGCATCGGTGGGTGGTAGGAGATTGTATTTCAAAAGCCGGCATACTTTGTGGCAGATTGAACATGGCGATTTTAGCTCAATTCCTCCCATTGAGGAACTGCCCGACACCATTGTTCCAAGCATCTCTATCATTTACTATTCTGCCGGTTGGTCTGTCGGGCCGAGTGTGGACAAGCAGTATGCTTACAGGTTCGCGGAGGACTCAACCTATGCGGTCAATTGGGAACTGAACGACCTGATTGAGCTTGTTAGGAATGATCCGGATGCACCGGGCGGTATGGCATCAAGACACATTGAGGGCGATTGGTATATTGAATTATGGTATGACAAATGA
- a CDS encoding DUF6549 family protein, with product MSRLNRILLATVLLLCSILWLQHRRTIRLTEERDRFRMNSTALLSDVKRMQIDSATMVLDAKALRLTIDEYKEFRAKDAETIERLGVKIRNLEVAARHEVEVKAPIDAAIRDTLIIRDTVPLLRQKVEMVTPYIQLTGLIENKRLKGDIKVPVTLNQAVWVEYKGWWFWKRVKAIHQSISSDNPYVEIRYSEYIRIQ from the coding sequence ATGAGTAGATTAAACAGAATACTTCTGGCAACGGTGTTGCTGCTCTGTAGCATCCTCTGGCTGCAGCACCGGCGGACAATACGCCTCACGGAAGAACGCGACCGATTCCGCATGAACAGCACCGCACTGCTTTCCGATGTGAAGCGGATGCAGATCGATTCAGCGACGATGGTCCTCGATGCCAAGGCATTGCGGCTGACTATAGATGAGTATAAAGAGTTCCGTGCCAAGGATGCCGAGACCATCGAAAGGCTAGGCGTGAAAATCAGGAACCTCGAAGTGGCTGCACGGCATGAAGTCGAAGTGAAAGCCCCGATAGATGCCGCCATCCGTGACACGCTCATTATCCGTGATACCGTTCCACTGCTGCGGCAGAAGGTGGAGATGGTTACACCGTATATCCAACTTACCGGGTTGATCGAGAACAAACGGCTCAAAGGCGACATCAAAGTTCCGGTAACCCTCAATCAGGCGGTTTGGGTAGAATACAAGGGATGGTGGTTCTGGAAGCGTGTAAAGGCTATCCATCAGTCCATTTCCAGTGACAACCCGTATGTGGAAATCAGGTATTCGGAATATATACGCATACAGTGA
- a CDS encoding 3'-5' exonuclease codes for MAPKTEQKIYVGIGLDFETGGLDCRECACTQIALQAVRFDTWQVFDRYQAYIAPYGKQDAGLPRRKVLRTRHEQAKEPEYVPMKYEQTALDYSAITMEMLRTQGVDMKKVAGEVIAFAKRSTLSKGYQCKPVLVGQNIAFDIGFLQQLMNYAGLAAEFEKTFSGTKDYYGNFQPHYIDTLVMGRLAFAADPEVTSYKLELVASKLGVELDDAHDAAADVTATLDILGVYTSRLRQTEGAAIATQKKEKTRKYFKI; via the coding sequence ATGGCACCCAAGACAGAACAGAAGATATATGTAGGCATCGGGCTGGACTTCGAGACCGGAGGGCTGGACTGCCGTGAATGCGCCTGTACACAGATCGCCCTGCAAGCCGTCCGTTTCGACACATGGCAGGTATTCGACCGCTATCAGGCGTATATCGCCCCCTACGGGAAACAGGACGCGGGGCTTCCCCGACGCAAGGTGTTGCGTACCCGCCATGAACAGGCGAAAGAACCGGAATATGTCCCGATGAAGTACGAACAGACGGCATTGGACTATTCCGCCATTACCATGGAGATGCTGCGCACACAGGGTGTGGACATGAAGAAAGTCGCCGGAGAAGTCATCGCCTTCGCCAAACGCAGCACCCTCTCGAAGGGCTATCAGTGCAAGCCCGTGCTGGTCGGACAGAACATCGCTTTCGATATCGGATTCCTGCAACAGCTGATGAACTATGCCGGACTGGCCGCCGAGTTTGAAAAGACCTTTTCCGGTACCAAGGACTATTACGGCAACTTCCAGCCGCACTACATCGACACGCTTGTCATGGGACGGTTGGCTTTTGCCGCTGATCCGGAGGTTACTTCGTATAAACTGGAACTGGTAGCCTCAAAATTGGGGGTGGAACTGGACGATGCCCACGATGCGGCTGCGGATGTGACGGCCACGCTTGACATCCTGGGGGTCTATACCTCCCGTCTGCGCCAGACGGAAGGGGCGGCAATCGCTACACAGAAGAAAGAGAAAACCCGTAAATATTTCAAGATATGA
- a CDS encoding Imm17 family immunity protein, which translates to MKVTDIYEAMNSKAEAFFEWLQAHPKYGLLFGVGLLALWLAGLLFRWKWACEWQFHGKLWFFDDCKPETRRRIKIVLVSVLIILILVDFFVWR; encoded by the coding sequence ATGAAAGTTACCGATATATACGAAGCTATGAACAGCAAGGCGGAAGCGTTTTTCGAGTGGTTGCAGGCTCACCCTAAATACGGGTTGCTGTTTGGTGTCGGGTTGCTTGCCCTATGGCTTGCAGGGTTGCTGTTCCGTTGGAAATGGGCATGTGAGTGGCAGTTTCATGGAAAGCTATGGTTCTTTGATGATTGCAAACCCGAAACACGCCGACGGATTAAGATAGTGCTGGTCAGCGTTCTGATTATCCTCATATTGGTCGATTTCTTTGTATGGAGGTGA
- a CDS encoding helix-turn-helix domain-containing protein produces the protein MIFSTKAASFLSSIKTQTYDKKEREMIITYQQKRVFHLSLLMLVLCAPIYIYSVPFPNEQFYYINSVLFLFIIMCTLAYFKKRVNLTTTFSIILIAIHIEIFIEIIYCSICSGYEYSYQRALIMSNITISLLFTMLSICAYMSNISILLSSLTIASYTICTLITDEPFLYSYLPLIIIIYTMIPLLGRSLHSNISSLLKSSNLLKEEEEMLLKRLQMKKEELFAFAELLSENNPEEKTSSLLNIIGEQSKENLFTALAAYQKKEKSKLDTIRRIYPNLSPSELNICRLILQDKTVSQICELLHRSSGNITSQRANIRAKLGLKKSDNLKEALQERMRLYEEEHRQEDFSAMR, from the coding sequence ATGATATTCAGCACAAAAGCCGCCTCTTTTCTAAGTTCAATAAAAACTCAAACTTACGACAAAAAAGAAAGAGAAATGATAATAACGTATCAACAAAAACGAGTCTTTCATCTATCCCTGCTCATGCTGGTCTTATGCGCACCCATATACATATATTCAGTTCCATTTCCCAATGAACAGTTTTATTATATTAACAGCGTATTATTCCTGTTTATCATTATGTGCACTCTCGCTTATTTTAAAAAGAGAGTAAATCTGACCACGACCTTTTCCATTATACTGATAGCCATACATATCGAGATTTTTATCGAAATAATTTATTGCTCAATATGTAGCGGATATGAATATAGTTATCAAAGAGCATTGATAATGAGTAACATTACTATCTCTCTCTTATTTACCATGCTTTCCATCTGTGCCTATATGAGTAATATCTCCATCCTATTGTCCTCCCTTACCATAGCTTCCTATACAATCTGCACACTTATCACCGACGAACCGTTCCTATACAGTTATCTGCCTTTGATCATCATCATATACACCATGATCCCCTTATTAGGAAGATCCTTACACAGTAATATCAGCAGCTTGCTAAAAAGTAGCAACTTGCTAAAAGAGGAAGAGGAAATGCTTTTGAAACGTCTCCAAATGAAAAAGGAAGAACTATTCGCGTTCGCCGAGTTGTTAAGCGAGAATAACCCGGAAGAAAAGACAAGCTCCCTGTTAAACATAATAGGGGAACAATCCAAAGAAAATCTTTTTACAGCCCTTGCCGCATACCAGAAAAAGGAAAAAAGTAAACTTGATACAATCAGGAGAATATATCCCAATTTATCCCCGTCCGAATTAAACATCTGCCGTTTAATACTGCAAGACAAGACCGTCAGCCAAATATGCGAATTATTACATCGGAGTAGCGGAAACATAACCAGCCAACGAGCGAACATACGTGCCAAACTCGGACTGAAAAAAAGCGACAATTTAAAAGAAGCATTACAAGAACGCATGAGGCTGTATGAAGAAGAACACCGGCAAGAGGACTTTTCAGCCATGCGTTAG
- a CDS encoding tyrosine-type recombinase/integrase has protein sequence MEIYTPKPKIKLSPVVRNGREFVEVTFGNDNDIRLSLSKEENVLLVGGRAYLPAENFVLAEFFDRYVKMAFIDYSAIKETAPRKEEDKRPPLPEGYLEKLQQVRYSDHTVRVYTSYFRDFQQYFEGRKIETVTPGEINDYLLYLIHEKNISSCQQNQRINAIKFYYEKVLGQERRCYKVNRAKREKTLPDVLSKEEIKKILDVTVTDLRFFCMFSILYSAGLRISELLELKPGDINEPRSLIRVRQGKGKKDRYTLLSKPLMKKLTEYNRLYKPKVWLFEHRPGEPFTESIVSKRLKAAAREAGITKRIYPHLLRHSFATHLLEQGIDIKIVKELMGHNNIKTTERYVHIADTFKSNIKSPLDDLLMEEDEV, from the coding sequence ATGGAAATATATACTCCAAAACCCAAAATCAAACTTTCTCCTGTGGTAAGAAACGGGAGAGAATTTGTCGAAGTGACTTTCGGTAATGACAATGACATCCGCTTGTCGCTGTCGAAGGAAGAAAACGTACTGCTTGTCGGTGGCAGAGCTTATCTACCGGCAGAGAATTTCGTGCTTGCCGAGTTCTTCGACCGCTATGTGAAAATGGCGTTTATAGACTATTCCGCCATCAAGGAAACCGCACCCCGTAAAGAGGAAGACAAACGGCCGCCACTGCCGGAAGGTTATCTGGAAAAACTCCAGCAAGTGCGTTACAGTGACCATACCGTAAGGGTATATACCTCCTATTTCCGCGATTTCCAACAATATTTCGAGGGGCGTAAGATTGAAACGGTTACTCCCGGCGAGATAAACGACTACCTGCTGTATCTCATCCATGAGAAAAACATATCCTCCTGCCAGCAAAACCAGCGTATCAACGCCATCAAGTTCTATTACGAGAAAGTTCTCGGTCAGGAACGGCGGTGTTACAAGGTGAACCGTGCCAAACGGGAGAAGACGCTGCCCGACGTGTTGAGCAAGGAGGAAATAAAGAAAATACTCGACGTGACAGTGACAGACCTGCGTTTCTTCTGTATGTTCTCCATACTCTACTCCGCAGGGTTGCGCATCAGCGAACTGCTGGAACTGAAACCCGGCGACATCAACGAACCCCGCTCCCTGATACGGGTGCGTCAGGGAAAGGGCAAGAAGGACCGCTACACCCTGCTGTCAAAACCGTTGATGAAAAAGCTGACGGAATATAACAGACTATACAAACCGAAAGTGTGGCTCTTTGAACACAGACCGGGCGAACCTTTTACCGAGAGTATCGTGTCGAAACGGTTGAAGGCTGCGGCTCGGGAAGCGGGAATCACGAAACGGATTTACCCGCACCTGCTGCGCCATTCGTTCGCCACCCACTTGCTGGAGCAGGGAATCGACATCAAGATTGTGAAAGAGCTTATGGGACATAACAACATCAAGACAACGGAAAGGTATGTCCACATAGCCGACACTTTCAAAAGCAATATCAAAAGCCCGTTGGACGATCTGTTGATGGAGGAAGACGAGGTCTGA